Proteins encoded within one genomic window of Flavobacterium oreochromis:
- the argC gene encoding N-acetyl-gamma-glutamyl-phosphate reductase yields the protein MKIKVGIIGGAGYTAGELLRLLINHPHVEIRFIHSKSNADKFLYHVHDDLFGETDLKFSNTFNSDIDLVFLCVSHNEAEKLVSQFPSSVKIIDLSQDHRINGKHSFVYGLPELNKERIKTANYIANPGCFATAIQLALLPLAKSELLHGDLYASCTTGSTGAGQSLVETSHFSWRQNNLSVYKAFTHQHLLEINQSLLQLYKNYTGRLHILPQRGSFTRGILACITLKSDKALSDLQALYESTYKDEAFVFLTPNGCHLKQVVNTNKCLLYLEKNEDNLLIVSVIDNLLKGASGQAVQNMNLMFGLPETIGLKLKPSAF from the coding sequence ATGAAAATTAAAGTTGGAATCATAGGTGGAGCAGGTTATACAGCGGGGGAATTATTAAGACTATTAATAAATCATCCACATGTAGAAATTAGATTTATACATAGTAAAAGTAATGCTGATAAATTCCTTTATCATGTACATGATGATCTTTTTGGTGAAACAGACTTAAAGTTTTCAAATACTTTTAATTCAGATATAGATCTTGTCTTTTTATGCGTTTCTCATAATGAAGCAGAAAAATTAGTAAGTCAGTTCCCTTCTTCTGTTAAAATTATTGATTTAAGTCAAGATCACAGAATTAATGGAAAACATTCATTCGTATATGGCTTACCAGAATTAAATAAAGAACGTATTAAAACAGCTAATTATATAGCTAATCCAGGTTGTTTTGCTACGGCAATTCAATTAGCTCTTTTACCATTAGCGAAATCAGAATTATTACATGGTGATTTATATGCTTCCTGTACAACAGGTTCAACAGGTGCAGGACAGTCATTAGTAGAAACATCACATTTTAGTTGGAGACAAAATAACTTATCTGTTTATAAAGCTTTTACGCATCAACATTTATTAGAAATTAATCAAAGTTTATTACAACTCTATAAAAATTATACAGGAAGACTGCATATTTTACCGCAACGAGGTTCTTTTACTAGAGGAATTTTGGCTTGTATTACCTTAAAATCTGATAAAGCTTTATCAGATTTACAAGCATTATATGAGAGCACATATAAAGATGAAGCATTTGTGTTTTTAACACCTAATGGCTGTCATTTAAAGCAGGTTGTAAACACAAATAAATGTTTGTTATATCTAGAAAAAAATGAAGATAACCTATTAATAGTTAGTGTTATTGATAATTTATTAAAAGGAGCTTCAGGTCAAGCAGTACAAAATATGAATTTAATGTTTGGTTTACCTGAAACAATAGGTTTAAAATTAAAACCAAGCGCATTTTAA
- a CDS encoding argininosuccinate synthase produces MQKKKIVLAYSGGLDTTYCAVYLTKVKNYEVHAVTVNTGAFDKKEIESLREKALQCGASSYTCIDVRREYYDDCIKYLIYGNILKNAIYPLSVSAERAIQAKSIAEYAIQKGIDTIAHGSTGAGNDQVRFDMIFNHLLPNVEIITPIRDQKLSREAEIEFLKSYGIGFNFEKAAYSINKGLWGTSVGGKETLTSAQNLPKEAWPTPVSALESSDIILTFKEGELIAVNTISFEHPSIAIEYLQQIAQPFGIGRHIHVGDTIIGIKGRVGFEAAAPELIIKAHHLLEKHTLTKWQLFWKEQLANWYGNWLHEGQILDPTMRDIEVFFRNTQKNVTGDVYITLHHYRYELNGINSPFDLMSEKFGSYGEINNGWSGEDVKGFTKIFGNQTSIYHQVLKDNQKG; encoded by the coding sequence ATGCAAAAAAAGAAGATCGTATTAGCTTATAGTGGAGGGTTAGATACAACGTATTGCGCAGTGTATCTAACTAAAGTTAAAAATTATGAAGTACATGCAGTAACAGTTAATACAGGTGCTTTTGATAAAAAAGAAATAGAATCTTTAAGAGAAAAAGCATTGCAATGTGGCGCTTCTTCTTATACCTGTATAGATGTTCGTAGAGAATATTATGATGATTGCATAAAATATTTGATTTATGGAAACATATTAAAAAACGCTATATACCCATTAAGTGTTAGTGCTGAAAGAGCAATTCAAGCAAAAAGTATTGCTGAATATGCAATTCAAAAGGGAATCGATACAATAGCTCATGGAAGCACAGGAGCAGGAAATGATCAAGTACGTTTTGATATGATTTTTAATCATTTATTGCCAAATGTTGAAATCATTACTCCAATAAGAGATCAGAAATTAAGTAGAGAAGCTGAGATTGAATTTTTAAAATCATATGGTATAGGTTTTAATTTTGAAAAAGCAGCATACAGTATAAACAAAGGTTTATGGGGAACTTCCGTGGGAGGAAAAGAAACCTTGACTTCAGCACAAAATTTACCCAAAGAAGCTTGGCCTACACCAGTTTCAGCTCTAGAATCATCTGATATTATATTAACTTTTAAAGAAGGAGAACTAATAGCAGTAAATACTATTAGTTTTGAACACCCATCAATTGCTATTGAATATTTACAACAAATTGCACAACCATTCGGAATAGGCAGACATATTCATGTAGGCGATACAATTATAGGAATAAAAGGAAGAGTCGGATTTGAAGCTGCAGCACCTGAGCTAATTATAAAAGCACATCATTTATTAGAAAAACATACATTAACTAAATGGCAATTATTCTGGAAAGAACAATTAGCAAATTGGTATGGAAACTGGTTGCATGAAGGTCAAATATTAGATCCAACAATGCGAGATATAGAAGTTTTTTTTAGAAATACTCAAAAGAATGTTACAGGAGATGTATACATAACATTACATCATTATCGCTATGAACTTAATGGTATTAATAGTCCATTTGACTTAATGTCCGAAAAATTTGGTTCATATGGAGAAATTAACAATGGATGGAGTGGAGAAGATGTAAAAGGATTTACAAAAATATTTGGAAATCAAACCTCAATATACCATCAGGTACTGAAAGACAATCAGAAAGGATAG
- the argB gene encoding acetylglutamate kinase, producing MIHIIKIGGNIIDDNTKLKYFLNRFAKLKGSKILIHGGGKLATHLAENLNIQQKIIDGRRVTDVQTLKITTMIYAGLVNKTIVAKLQSYACNAIGLSGVDANIIQSVKRTHQDIDYGWVGDIKNVNIEFLKSLINKGFVPIISPITHDGKGNLLNTNADTIATEIAIALSEDNEVNLRFSFEKLGVLTDPKQDNSWLKVLDKDMYNHLKQKQIISKGMLPKLENAFRATQLKTIQVAICHADYASELGDSFIGTLIV from the coding sequence ATGATACACATCATAAAAATAGGAGGTAACATAATTGACGACAATACTAAATTAAAGTATTTTCTTAACCGTTTTGCTAAACTAAAAGGATCTAAAATACTCATACATGGAGGAGGAAAATTAGCAACCCATTTAGCAGAGAATTTAAATATCCAACAAAAAATAATTGATGGTAGACGAGTTACTGATGTTCAAACCTTAAAAATAACAACCATGATTTATGCTGGATTAGTAAATAAAACGATTGTAGCTAAATTACAATCTTATGCTTGTAATGCTATTGGATTAAGCGGTGTAGATGCAAATATCATTCAGTCAGTTAAAAGAACTCATCAAGACATTGATTATGGTTGGGTAGGTGATATAAAAAATGTAAATATAGAATTTTTAAAAAGTTTGATTAATAAAGGATTCGTCCCCATTATTAGTCCTATTACTCATGATGGAAAGGGTAATTTATTGAATACTAATGCTGATACTATAGCTACAGAAATAGCCATAGCTCTCTCAGAAGACAATGAAGTAAATCTAAGATTTTCTTTTGAAAAGTTAGGAGTATTGACTGATCCAAAACAGGATAACTCATGGCTGAAGGTTTTAGATAAAGACATGTACAATCATTTAAAACAAAAACAAATTATATCCAAAGGAATGCTTCCAAAATTAGAAAATGCTTTTAGAGCAACTCAATTAAAAACAATACAGGTAGCAATATGTCATGCAGATTATGCCAGTGAACTAGGAGACTCATTTATTGGAACTTTAATAGTATAA
- a CDS encoding CZB domain-containing protein, translating to MEMKISFEQGRLDHLGWMHKMRDLLDGKVELAESEIVSHLQCRLGKWYESEGRDEFGELEELQKFDVKHIKLHKLAKEIYLENKLGNKAIAEELFIDLSSTSEEIVTLLNEAENKLNIGVTKVVEREIPIKLLDDAAPWDKSNTLVIKILPNSEIEYVNAFFTEVSSFENKDLMGKSFNSILHPDIPKSIEKLILEDNKAAERNTKILKFVTYNGKFVWAIADFIPTIVDDKTTDITVKLSGVNNAILAKFIIPLYEEIRIIEAKKGESGGILFLNNFLEERNRTMDEYIQNLIITGRDSIKSAEKRTWLGKLFNFSL from the coding sequence ATGGAAATGAAAATTAGCTTTGAACAAGGACGTTTAGACCATTTAGGTTGGATGCACAAGATGAGAGATTTGTTAGACGGTAAAGTTGAATTAGCCGAAAGCGAAATTGTTTCACACTTACAATGCCGTTTAGGAAAATGGTATGAATCAGAAGGACGTGATGAATTTGGAGAATTAGAAGAACTTCAAAAATTTGATGTAAAACACATTAAACTTCATAAACTTGCTAAAGAAATTTATCTTGAAAATAAATTAGGCAATAAAGCAATCGCAGAAGAATTATTCATAGATCTTTCTAGTACTTCAGAAGAAATCGTAACACTTTTAAATGAAGCCGAAAATAAATTAAACATTGGTGTCACGAAAGTAGTAGAAAGAGAAATTCCAATAAAATTACTAGACGATGCCGCTCCTTGGGACAAAAGCAATACATTAGTAATAAAAATTTTACCTAATAGTGAGATTGAGTATGTAAACGCATTTTTTACAGAAGTATCAAGCTTTGAAAACAAAGACTTAATGGGTAAAAGCTTTAATTCAATACTTCATCCTGATATACCTAAATCTATTGAAAAACTAATACTTGAAGATAATAAAGCAGCTGAAAGGAATACTAAAATTTTAAAATTTGTTACCTATAATGGCAAATTTGTTTGGGCTATTGCTGACTTTATACCTACTATAGTTGATGATAAAACTACTGATATTACAGTAAAATTATCAGGAGTTAATAATGCTATTTTAGCTAAATTTATTATCCCTTTATATGAAGAGATCAGAATAATAGAAGCTAAAAAAGGAGAATCAGGTGGTATTCTATTTTTAAATAATTTCTTAGAAGAGCGCAATCGTACTATGGACGAATACATCCAAAATCTTATTATAACAGGACGCGACTCTATAAAAAGTGCTGAAAAAAGGACTTGGTTAGGTAAACTATTTAATTTCAGTCTGTAA
- a CDS encoding N-acetyltransferase, producing MFSIQIANNNHIQFAEIISNEMESSAKVRGTGIAKRSAEYIEEKILEGKAVIALSDNMEWAGFCYIETWQNQQYVANSGLIVSPKFRKSGLARKIKAKIFQLSKAKYPNSKIFGLTTGLAVMRINSQLGYEPVTYSELTTDEKFWKGCESCINFEILKNKDYTNCLCTAMLYDNNIKKEKNAKKEDRISL from the coding sequence ATGTTTAGTATCCAAATTGCAAATAATAACCATATTCAATTTGCTGAAATTATATCTAATGAAATGGAATCATCAGCTAAAGTTAGAGGTACAGGTATTGCTAAACGATCAGCTGAATATATTGAAGAGAAAATTCTAGAAGGAAAAGCTGTTATTGCATTATCAGATAATATGGAATGGGCTGGATTTTGTTATATAGAAACTTGGCAAAATCAACAATATGTAGCCAATTCAGGTTTAATAGTTTCTCCTAAATTTCGTAAAAGTGGATTAGCACGAAAAATAAAGGCTAAAATTTTTCAATTATCTAAAGCAAAATATCCTAATTCAAAAATTTTTGGATTAACTACTGGTTTAGCTGTTATGCGTATTAATTCTCAATTAGGTTATGAGCCGGTAACATATTCAGAACTTACAACTGATGAAAAATTTTGGAAAGGGTGCGAAAGCTGCATCAATTTTGAAATTCTTAAAAATAAAGATTATACAAATTGTTTATGTACAGCTATGCTGTATGATAATAATATAAAAAAAGAAAAAAATGCAAAAAAAGAAGATCGTATTAGCTTATAG
- a CDS encoding oligosaccharide flippase family protein has translation MISVGIFSFFFIGLFIINKVKPFNNVTYYEFGLILGLILALIDLTKSVSIIYNKVSFVIILEKVIPRLFLPILFYLNYIKVIPNNELLLLYVICYAVLTFIMHFYVTKETTTNFSLKYYFLFEKVSVKDFFEYCFFSFLGSFALLLINKIDNIIVPSYLSMSENGLYSILTTLASIIFMHATGINAIYGVAISKLLLKRKSIY, from the coding sequence TTGATATCGGTTGGAATTTTTTCATTTTTTTTTATAGGCCTTTTCATAATAAATAAAGTTAAACCTTTTAATAATGTTACTTATTATGAATTTGGTCTTATCCTAGGTTTAATCTTAGCGTTAATAGATTTAACTAAAAGTGTATCTATTATTTATAATAAAGTAAGTTTTGTAATAATTCTAGAAAAAGTTATTCCTCGTTTATTTTTACCTATTCTTTTCTATTTAAACTATATAAAAGTTATTCCTAATAATGAACTTCTTTTACTTTATGTGATTTGTTATGCAGTGTTAACATTTATTATGCACTTTTATGTAACAAAAGAAACTACTACAAATTTCTCTCTAAAATATTATTTTTTATTTGAAAAAGTTAGTGTAAAAGACTTTTTTGAATATTGCTTCTTTAGTTTCTTAGGCTCTTTTGCTTTATTATTAATTAATAAGATTGATAACATTATCGTTCCTAGCTACTTGTCTATGAGTGAAAATGGTTTATATTCCATCTTAACAACCTTAGCTTCTATCATTTTTATGCATGCCACTGGTATAAACGCTATTTATGGTGTAGCTATTTCAAAGTTACTTTTAAAAAGAAAATCTATCTATTAA
- a CDS encoding N-acetylornithine carbamoyltransferase, translated as MKHFTSIHDIKDPISLINQAIELKDNTKQLSIGKNKTIGLLFFNSSLRTRMSTQKAAQNLGMEVMLLNVTNDSWALEYEEGAVMNGNTIEHIKDAATVMGLYCDILAIRCFPNLQNKEEDYQDKIINQFIQYAKVPIVSLESATRHPLQSLADMMTIQEHKNKIKPKIVLTWAPHIKPIPQVVANSFAEWTLACGYDLTITHPKDYELSQEFTKGARIEYDQERALQDADFVYVKNWSSYTNYGKVLPVQENWMLTNQKLNVTNSAKIMHCLPVRRNVELSDEVLDSKNSLILEQAQNRVYAAQIVLKKILETNF; from the coding sequence ATGAAGCATTTTACATCAATACACGATATAAAAGATCCTATTTCCTTAATAAATCAAGCAATTGAATTAAAGGATAATACAAAACAATTATCAATAGGTAAGAATAAAACAATTGGATTATTATTTTTTAATTCAAGTTTAAGAACTAGAATGAGCACACAAAAAGCAGCTCAAAATTTAGGTATGGAAGTAATGCTCCTTAATGTTACAAATGATAGTTGGGCATTAGAATACGAAGAAGGAGCAGTTATGAACGGTAATACAATAGAGCACATAAAGGATGCAGCAACAGTAATGGGATTATATTGTGATATTTTAGCGATCCGTTGTTTTCCAAACCTTCAAAATAAAGAAGAAGATTATCAAGATAAAATTATTAATCAATTTATTCAGTACGCAAAAGTTCCTATAGTCAGTTTAGAATCAGCTACACGACATCCATTACAAAGTCTCGCTGATATGATGACCATTCAAGAACATAAAAATAAAATTAAGCCTAAAATAGTTTTGACTTGGGCTCCTCATATTAAGCCTATTCCACAAGTAGTAGCTAATTCATTTGCTGAATGGACACTAGCCTGTGGTTATGATTTAACAATTACGCATCCTAAAGATTATGAATTAAGTCAAGAATTTACAAAAGGTGCAAGAATAGAATATGATCAAGAAAGAGCATTACAAGATGCTGACTTTGTCTATGTGAAAAATTGGTCATCCTATACAAATTATGGTAAAGTATTACCTGTTCAAGAAAATTGGATGTTAACAAATCAAAAATTGAATGTTACTAATTCAGCAAAAATCATGCATTGTTTACCAGTAAGAAGAAATGTAGAATTATCAGATGAAGTTTTAGATAGTAAAAATTCTTTGATTTTGGAACAAGCTCAAAATAGAGTATATGCAGCACAAATAGTATTAAAAAAAATACTGGAAACAAATTTTTAA